One genomic window of Camelina sativa cultivar DH55 chromosome 5, Cs, whole genome shotgun sequence includes the following:
- the LOC104787441 gene encoding exosome complex component RRP4 homolog — MMRKLQLELPLNQTQKVRFERSMERLQLLSSTTNNSVIVADSINEDAFLLKGHGTSEVDGELLATVCGVVVHVDKLVYVRTLRAKYKPEVYDVVVGRVIEVSQSFWRVELNSTQDGVLKLSSTNMSDAVQKRKRSVDELNMRDIIVEDDVVCAEVGCIHRDGRLELKALSHKYGKLDNGELLKVDPYLVKKSMNHFHYLESLGIDLILGRNGFIWVGEHAQVKDPNQNTGNEKSYTPLETRQSILRIGNAIRVLSNLGFTMTLEVIMETVKLSNTDNIDVHDMLGSEFHVLVAENEAERRR; from the exons ATGATGAGAAAGCTTCAGCTAGAGCTACCATTGAACCAGACGCAGAAGGTCCGGTTTGAGAGATCTATGGAGCGGCTACAATTGTTGTCGTCAACCACAAACAACTCTGTAATCGTTGCCGACTCCATCAACGAAGATGCATTCCTCCTTAA gGGACATGGAACCTCCGAGGTAGATGGTGAGTTGCTAGCGACGGTCTGTGGAGTTGTGGTTCATGTGGACAAGCTTGTCTACGTACGAACCTTGCGAGCCAAGTACAAACCTGAGGTTTACGATGTTGTGGTAGGACGTGTGATTGAG GTCTCTCAAAGCTTTTGGAGAGTGGAGCTAAACTCTACTCAAGATGGAGTACTAAAGCTTTCTTCCACGAATATGTCTGATGCTGTTCAG AAGCGAAAAAGGTCTGTGGATGAACTCAATATGCGCGACATTATTGTAGAAGATGATGTCGTTTGT GCCGAAGTGGGATGTATTCACCGTGATGGTAGATTGGAGCTAAAAGCTTTAAGTCACAAGTATGGAAAG CTCGACAACGGAGAGCTACTCAAGGTTGATCCTTACTTGGTTAAGAAAAGCATGAATCACTTTCATTACTTAGAAAGTCTTGGCATCGATTTGATTCTTGGCCGCAATGGCTTTATTTGGGTCGGGGAACACGCCCAAGTCAAAGATCCTAACCAGAACACAGGAAACGAGAAAAGCTATACGCCACTCGAGACTCGACAAAGCATTCTCAGAATTGGGAATGCGATACGGGTCTTGTCTAATCTAGGCTTCACCATGACTCTAGAAGTGATTATGGAAACTGTTAAGTTAAGCAACACGGATAATATTGACGTACATGACATGCTTGGATCAGAGTTTCACGTTTTGGTGGCAGAGAACGAagctgaaagaagaagatga
- the LOC104787442 gene encoding pectin acetylesterase 2 isoform X2 — protein sequence MIKRWQMKNHLWSLFGIILLNISVNGMMMEFDEMEWFTEFNGTKMFQTESNVYSEAKFPMVGLTLIQSAASKGAVCLDGSLPGYHLHRGFGSGANNWLVQLEGGGWCDTVRNCVYRKTSRRGSSSYMEKQIPFTGILSDRAAENPDFYNWNRVKVRYCDGGSFSGDSEDKAAKLQFRGKRIWLAAMEELMGKGMRQAKQALLSGCSAGGLAAIFRCDDFGKLFPPSTRVKCLSDAGFFLDAIDVSGGRALRRLYAGVVKLQNLQTMLPRDCVDRLNPTSCFFPQNLINQVKTPLFILNAAYDSWQIQESLAPKSVDPKGSWNDCRLNYAKCSPSQIQFLQGFRTRMVNLVKGFAMPRKNGVFLNSCFAHCQTERHDTWYAKNSPAVKNKGIAVAVGDWYFERGGAKLIDCAYPCDKTCHNLVFRE from the exons ATGATCAAGAGGTGGCAGATGAAGAACCATCTATGGAGTTTGTTTGGGATCATTCTCTTAAACATCTCTGTGAATGGTATGATGATGGAGTTTGATGAAATGGAGTGGTTCACAGAGTTCAATGGAACAAAGATGTTTCAGACTGAAAGTAACGTTTACTCTGAAGCTAAGTTTCCTATGGTTGGACTCACTCTGATTCAATCCGCTGCTTCTAAAGGAGCTG TGTGTCTCGATGGAAGTCTCCCCGGATATCACTTGCATCGAGGGTTTGGTTCAGGAGCAAACAACTGGCTCGTTCAATTGGAG GGAGGTGGATGGTGTGATACCGTTAGAAATTGTGTATACCGTAAGACCAGTCGCCGTGGATCATCTTCGTACATGGAGAAGCAGATACCTTTCACTGGCATTTTAAGTGATAGAGCAGCTGAAAATCCAG ATTTTTATAACTGGAACAGAGTAAAAGTTCGGTACTGTGACGGTGGATCGTTTAGTGGTGATAGCGAAGATAAG GCTGCAAAACTTCAGTTTAGAGGAAAGAGAATTTGGTTAGCTGCTATGGAAGAGTTGATGGGGAAAGGAATGCGTCAAGCCAAGCAGGCTTTGCTCTCTGGATGTTCTGCTGGAGGTCTTGCCGCGATTTTCCGATGTGATGATTTTGGGAAATTGTTTCCTCCTTCCACTAGAGTGAAATGTCTGAGTGATGCTGGTTTCTTCCTTGACGC CATCGATGTATCTGGAGGCCGAGCTCTGAGGCGTTTATATGCCGGTGTGGTAAAATTACAG AATCTTCAAACCATGCTTCCTCGGGACTGTGTAGACCGTCTTAATCCAACTTCg TGCTTTTTCCCACAAAACCTAATCAACCAAGTTAAGACTCCATTGTTTATTCTTAATGCTGCATATGATTCGTGGCAG ATTCAAGAGAGTTTAGCTCCTAAATCTGTAGATCCAAAAGGAAGTTGGAATGACTGCAGACTTAACTACGCCAAGTGCAGTCCATCTCAGATTCAGTTCTTGCAAG GATTTAGGACGCGTATGGTGAATTTAGTAAAAGGTTTCGCGATGCCAAGAAAGAACGGTGTGTTCCTTAACTCGTGCTTTGCTCATTGCCAAACAGAGAGGCATGACACATGGTATGCTAAAAACTCTCCTGCCGTTAAGAACAAG GGTATAGCAGTAGCTGTGGGAGATTGGTATTTCGAAAGAGGAGGAGCAAAGCTCATAGACTGTGCTTATCCTTGTGATAAGACTTGTCACAATTTGGTCTTTAGAgaataa
- the LOC104787442 gene encoding pectin acetylesterase 2 isoform X1 — MIKRWQMKNHLWSLFGIILLNISVNGMMMEFDEMEWFTEFNGTKMFQTESNVYSEAKFPMVGLTLIQSAASKGAVCLDGSLPGYHLHRGFGSGANNWLVQLEGGGWCDTVRNCVYRKTSRRGSSSYMEKQIPFTGILSDRAAENPDFYNWNRVKVRYCDGGSFSGDSEDKAAKLQFRGKRIWLAAMEELMGKGMRQAKQALLSGCSAGGLAAIFRCDDFGKLFPPSTRVKCLSDAGFFLDAIDVSGGRALRRLYAGVVKLQNLQTMLPRDCVDRLNPTSCFFPQNLINQVKTPLFILNAAYDSWQIQESLAPKSVDPKGSWNDCRLNYAKCSPSQIQFLQGFRTRMVNLVKGFAMPRKNGVFLNSCFAHCQTERHDTWYAKNSPAVKNKGIAVAVGDWYFERGGAKLIDCAYPCDKTCHNLVFRE; from the exons ATGATCAAGAGGTGGCAGATGAAGAACCATCTATGGAGTTTGTTTGGGATCATTCTCTTAAACATCTCTGTGAATGGTATGATGATGGAGTTTGATGAAATGGAGTGGTTCACAGAGTTCAATGGAACAAAGATGTTTCAGACTGAAAGTAACGTTTACTCTGAAGCTAAGTTTCCTATGGTTGGACTCACTCTGATTCAATCCGCTGCTTCTAAAGGAGCTG TGTGTCTCGATGGAAGTCTCCCCGGATATCACTTGCATCGAGGGTTTGGTTCAGGAGCAAACAACTGGCTCGTTCAATTGGAG GGAGGTGGATGGTGTGATACCGTTAGAAATTGTGTATACCGTAAGACCAGTCGCCGTGGATCATCTTCGTACATGGAGAAGCAGATACCTTTCACTGGCATTTTAAGTGATAGAGCAGCTGAAAATCCAG ATTTTTATAACTGGAACAGAGTAAAAGTTCGGTACTGTGACGGTGGATCGTTTAGTGGTGATAGCGAAGATAAG GCTGCAAAACTTCAGTTTAGAGGAAAGAGAATTTG GTTAGCTGCTATGGAAGAGTTGATGGGGAAAGGAATGCGTCAAGCCAAGCAGGCTTTGCTCTCTGGATGTTCTGCTGGAGGTCTTGCCGCGATTTTCCGATGTGATGATTTTGGGAAATTGTTTCCTCCTTCCACTAGAGTGAAATGTCTGAGTGATGCTGGTTTCTTCCTTGACGC CATCGATGTATCTGGAGGCCGAGCTCTGAGGCGTTTATATGCCGGTGTGGTAAAATTACAG AATCTTCAAACCATGCTTCCTCGGGACTGTGTAGACCGTCTTAATCCAACTTCg TGCTTTTTCCCACAAAACCTAATCAACCAAGTTAAGACTCCATTGTTTATTCTTAATGCTGCATATGATTCGTGGCAG ATTCAAGAGAGTTTAGCTCCTAAATCTGTAGATCCAAAAGGAAGTTGGAATGACTGCAGACTTAACTACGCCAAGTGCAGTCCATCTCAGATTCAGTTCTTGCAAG GATTTAGGACGCGTATGGTGAATTTAGTAAAAGGTTTCGCGATGCCAAGAAAGAACGGTGTGTTCCTTAACTCGTGCTTTGCTCATTGCCAAACAGAGAGGCATGACACATGGTATGCTAAAAACTCTCCTGCCGTTAAGAACAAG GGTATAGCAGTAGCTGTGGGAGATTGGTATTTCGAAAGAGGAGGAGCAAAGCTCATAGACTGTGCTTATCCTTGTGATAAGACTTGTCACAATTTGGTCTTTAGAgaataa